Proteins encoded in a region of the Sphingomonas jaspsi DSM 18422 genome:
- a CDS encoding NAD-dependent deacylase, with product MADMPMRNIVILTGAGISAESGLATFRASDGLWEDHRVEDVATPEAYARDPALVHRFYDARRARLHEVEPNAAHLALARLDAEWPGELLIVTQNVDDLHERAGAKRLLHMHGELNSGWCLACDGRFAWVGPMGEEAECKVCAAHGMVRPDIVWFGEMPYDMDRIDEALMNADLFVSIGTSGAVYPAAGFVQTAKYRGAQTLEINLEPSQGSIFFGERRYGPAGLEVPKWVDEMLAGADAE from the coding sequence ATGGCTGATATGCCCATGCGAAATATCGTCATCCTGACCGGCGCGGGGATCAGTGCCGAAAGCGGCCTTGCCACCTTCCGGGCATCCGACGGACTGTGGGAGGATCACCGGGTCGAGGATGTGGCGACGCCAGAAGCCTATGCGCGCGATCCGGCGCTGGTGCACCGTTTCTATGACGCGCGGCGCGCGCGGTTGCACGAGGTCGAGCCCAATGCAGCGCATCTCGCGCTGGCCCGGCTGGACGCGGAATGGCCGGGCGAATTGCTGATCGTCACCCAGAATGTCGACGACCTGCACGAGCGGGCGGGGGCGAAGCGGCTGCTCCACATGCATGGCGAGCTCAACAGCGGCTGGTGCCTCGCCTGCGACGGCCGCTTCGCCTGGGTCGGGCCGATGGGCGAGGAGGCCGAGTGCAAGGTCTGCGCCGCCCATGGCATGGTCCGCCCCGATATCGTCTGGTTCGGCGAGATGCCCTACGACATGGACCGCATCGACGAGGCGCTGATGAACGCCGACCTGTTCGTGTCGATCGGCACGTCAGGCGCAGTCTACCCCGCGGCGGGCTTCGTCCAGACCGCCAAGTATCGCGGCGCGCAGACGCTGGAAATCAACCTCGAACCCAGCCAGGGCAGCATCTTCTTCGGCGAGCGGCGCTACGGGCCGGCGGGTTTAGAGGTGCCGAAGTGGGTCGATGAGATGTTGGCGGGCGCCGACGCGGAGTAA
- the era gene encoding GTPase Era encodes MSTRCGVVAVLGAPNAGKSTLVNALVGQKVAIVSPKAQTTRARLMGIALEGEAQMLLVDTPGIFNPSRRLDRAMVKAAWEGADDADRVVLVIDAAAKISNKVEQVIEGVEARSEPKILVLNKVDIAKKDDLLVLAAKLAERLSPEQIFMISASSGDGVADLKAHLAAAMPDGPWHYPEDQLTDATDRMVAAELTREQLYLQLHKELPYAAAVVTEKWEDQPNGSAVINQQIVVERDSQKAIVVGKGGSRLKAIGSAAREAISEHLGRKVHLYLHVKVNPRWAEDKGLYEDIGLDWSE; translated from the coding sequence GTGAGCACTCGTTGCGGCGTCGTCGCCGTGCTGGGCGCGCCCAATGCGGGCAAGTCCACCCTCGTCAACGCGCTGGTCGGCCAGAAGGTCGCCATCGTCAGCCCAAAGGCGCAAACCACCCGCGCCCGCCTGATGGGCATCGCGCTGGAAGGTGAAGCGCAGATGCTGCTGGTCGACACGCCGGGCATCTTCAACCCCTCGCGCCGGCTTGACCGGGCGATGGTCAAGGCGGCTTGGGAAGGCGCCGACGACGCCGACCGCGTGGTACTGGTGATCGACGCCGCGGCCAAGATCAGCAACAAGGTCGAGCAAGTGATCGAAGGCGTCGAGGCGCGGAGCGAGCCCAAGATCCTGGTGCTCAACAAGGTCGACATCGCCAAGAAGGACGATCTGCTCGTCCTCGCCGCCAAGCTGGCGGAACGGCTGAGCCCCGAACAGATTTTCATGATCTCGGCGTCGTCAGGCGACGGTGTTGCGGACCTCAAGGCGCATCTCGCCGCCGCCATGCCCGACGGTCCGTGGCACTACCCCGAAGACCAGCTGACCGACGCCACCGACCGCATGGTCGCGGCCGAACTGACGCGCGAGCAGCTCTACCTGCAGCTCCACAAGGAACTGCCGTATGCCGCCGCGGTGGTCACCGAAAAATGGGAGGACCAGCCCAACGGATCGGCCGTGATCAACCAGCAGATCGTGGTCGAACGCGACAGCCAGAAAGCGATCGTCGTCGGCAAGGGCGGCTCACGTCTCAAGGCCATCGGCAGCGCCGCGCGCGAAGCGATCAGCGAACATCTCGGCCGCAAGGTCCACCTCTACCTCCACGTCAAGGTCAACCCGCGCTGGGCCGAGGATAAGGGGCTCTACGAGGATATCGGATTGGATTGGAGCGAGTGA
- the rnc gene encoding ribonuclease III has translation MTQLPSFVGEALGRQPTDAKLFVRAMTHGSHGGDTYERLEFLGDRVLGLIVARWLYERFPSEPEGKMSRRYNALVARETCAEVGRALGIPPHIRLGRQAREDHANLSDNVVGDVVEALLGAIYLDAGIDPAEAFIRTHWAPFLDEQKKAPQHPKSALQEHAAAKNLGTPAYKMVSRFGPHHAPRFKVKVALGRHGEAEAEGSSKQEAETAAAAALLEKLK, from the coding sequence GTGACGCAACTTCCCTCCTTCGTCGGCGAGGCGCTGGGCCGCCAGCCGACCGACGCCAAATTGTTCGTCCGCGCCATGACCCATGGCAGCCACGGCGGCGACACCTATGAACGGCTCGAATTCCTCGGCGATCGCGTGCTCGGCCTGATCGTCGCACGCTGGCTGTACGAGCGTTTCCCGAGCGAGCCCGAAGGCAAGATGAGCCGCCGGTACAATGCGCTGGTGGCACGCGAGACCTGCGCCGAGGTCGGCCGCGCGCTGGGCATCCCGCCGCACATTCGCCTTGGCCGCCAGGCGCGCGAGGACCATGCGAACCTTAGCGACAATGTCGTCGGCGACGTGGTCGAGGCGCTGCTGGGCGCAATTTACCTCGACGCCGGCATCGACCCGGCCGAAGCCTTCATCCGCACGCATTGGGCGCCCTTCCTCGACGAACAAAAGAAGGCGCCCCAGCACCCCAAATCGGCGCTGCAGGAACATGCCGCCGCGAAGAACCTCGGCACCCCGGCCTATAAGATGGTGAGCCGCTTCGGCCCGCATCATGCGCCGCGGTTCAAGGTAAAGGTCGCGTTGGGCCGCCATGGCGAAGCCGAGGCCGAGGGGTCTTCGAAACAGGAAGCCGAAACTGCCGCCGCCGCGGCGCTGCTGGAGAAATTGAAGTGA
- the lepB gene encoding signal peptidase I has product MTTPQVTEVSASAPETAVEKKPSTLRSLLLFAVAAWFLRSFIVASFSIPSGSMQPTMQIGDYLFVSKWPYGYSKASMTFGIPPFPGRIFASVPRTGDIVVFVGPQGNDVVKRVIGQPGDSIAVVGGVLSINGKPVERSQVEDVAATVEPNTPCRRITMNGPVIDGSVGEGQTCRYRAYRETLPNGVSYVSYDQIDGGDGDNFGPVTVPEGHVFLMGDNRDDSLDSRFAAPYGMGFVPIENVVGRAEFVFWSTDGSANWLNPISWFTALRPDRIGTSFRG; this is encoded by the coding sequence ATGACCACGCCCCAAGTTACTGAAGTTTCAGCGTCCGCGCCCGAAACCGCCGTCGAAAAGAAACCGAGCACACTGCGCTCGCTGCTGCTGTTCGCGGTCGCGGCGTGGTTCCTGCGCAGCTTCATCGTCGCGTCCTTCTCGATCCCGTCGGGGTCGATGCAGCCGACGATGCAGATCGGCGACTATCTGTTCGTGTCGAAATGGCCCTATGGCTATTCCAAGGCGTCGATGACCTTCGGCATCCCGCCCTTCCCCGGCCGCATTTTCGCCAGCGTGCCGCGGACCGGCGACATCGTGGTGTTCGTCGGGCCGCAGGGCAACGACGTGGTCAAGCGGGTCATCGGCCAGCCGGGCGACAGCATCGCGGTCGTGGGCGGCGTGCTCAGCATCAACGGCAAGCCGGTCGAGCGCAGCCAAGTCGAAGACGTCGCGGCGACCGTCGAACCCAACACCCCCTGCCGCCGCATCACCATGAACGGCCCGGTCATCGACGGCAGCGTTGGCGAAGGCCAGACCTGCCGATACCGGGCCTATAGAGAAACGCTGCCCAACGGCGTGTCCTACGTCAGCTACGACCAGATCGACGGCGGCGACGGCGACAATTTCGGGCCGGTGACGGTCCCCGAAGGACACGTCTTCCTGATGGGCGACAATCGCGACGACAGCCTAGATAGCCGCTTCGCCGCGCCGTACGGCATGGGCTTCGTTCCGATCGAAAATGTCGTCGGACGCGCCGAATTCGTTTTCTGGTCGACCGACGGGTCGGCCAACTGGCTCAATCCGATAAGCTGGTTCACCGCGCTTCGCCCCGATCGCATCGGCACGAGTTTCCGCGGGTGA
- the pgi gene encoding glucose-6-phosphate isomerase, with protein sequence MANPDRSAAWAAIAAQPRVPLLQSFEQDSERVARFSRYVATIHFDWSKTYLTPGLVEAFDALAEAADYRGKRAALFAGDIVNPTEQRPATHVAERGEGNPEDNALALARHKRMRSLIDAIEGGAFGDIESILHIGIGGSALGPDLIIDALGRDADRYDVRVLSNIDGEAFDQATWGLDPASTLVVGVSKTFTTTETLTNMAAAIEWLSEAGVADPYGHLIAVTAAPDKAVEYGIDESRVLPFGEGVGGRYSLWSSVGFSIAMALGWGAFEELLEGAAEMDRHVKLNDGAANIALLAAYADLTETQLRGAQSRALFAYDERLRLLPDYLQQLEMESNGKSVTADGQPLGRPSAPVTWGGVGTDAQHAVFQLLHQGTTAIPVEFVAVIENEDSMDARHHHLLLGNAFAQGAALMAGRKHEDGARAYPGDRPSATVLLERLDPRSLGALVAFYEHRTFANATLLGINPFDQFGVELGKEMAKKLDDPEGRAALDPSTRDLIARAGL encoded by the coding sequence ATGGCGAATCCCGACCGCAGCGCCGCATGGGCGGCCATCGCAGCGCAGCCGCGCGTTCCTCTCCTCCAATCGTTCGAACAGGATAGCGAAAGGGTGGCCCGCTTCTCCCGCTATGTCGCCACCATCCATTTTGACTGGTCGAAGACCTACCTGACGCCAGGCCTCGTCGAGGCATTCGATGCGCTGGCCGAAGCGGCGGACTATCGCGGCAAGCGCGCCGCGCTGTTCGCGGGCGACATCGTCAATCCGACCGAACAGCGCCCGGCGACCCACGTCGCAGAGCGCGGCGAGGGTAATCCCGAAGATAATGCGCTGGCACTTGCCAGGCACAAGCGGATGCGCAGCCTGATCGATGCGATCGAGGGCGGGGCGTTCGGCGACATCGAATCGATCCTGCACATCGGCATCGGCGGGTCGGCGCTGGGGCCGGACCTGATCATCGACGCGCTGGGCCGCGACGCCGACCGCTATGATGTACGCGTGCTGTCGAACATCGACGGCGAGGCGTTCGACCAGGCGACCTGGGGCCTCGACCCGGCCTCGACGCTGGTCGTCGGGGTCAGCAAGACCTTCACCACCACCGAAACGCTGACCAACATGGCCGCGGCGATCGAATGGCTCAGCGAGGCCGGGGTGGCCGATCCCTACGGCCACCTGATCGCGGTCACCGCCGCGCCCGACAAGGCCGTCGAATATGGCATCGACGAAAGCCGTGTCCTGCCCTTCGGCGAAGGCGTCGGCGGGCGCTATTCGCTATGGTCGTCGGTCGGCTTTTCGATCGCCATGGCCTTGGGCTGGGGTGCGTTCGAAGAATTGCTCGAAGGCGCGGCGGAAATGGACCGCCATGTGAAGCTTAACGACGGCGCGGCCAACATCGCGCTGCTCGCGGCCTATGCCGACCTCACCGAAACCCAGCTTCGCGGCGCGCAGAGCCGGGCCCTTTTCGCCTATGACGAACGACTGCGGCTGCTGCCCGATTACCTGCAGCAGTTGGAGATGGAATCGAACGGCAAGTCGGTCACCGCCGACGGCCAGCCGCTCGGCCGCCCGAGCGCGCCCGTCACCTGGGGCGGGGTTGGGACCGATGCCCAACATGCCGTGTTCCAGCTGCTCCACCAGGGCACGACCGCCATCCCAGTCGAATTCGTTGCGGTCATTGAAAATGAAGACAGCATGGACGCGCGCCATCATCACCTTCTGCTCGGCAATGCCTTCGCGCAGGGCGCCGCGCTGATGGCCGGTCGCAAGCACGAAGACGGCGCGCGCGCATATCCCGGCGACCGTCCGTCGGCGACGGTACTGCTCGAACGCCTCGACCCGCGCAGCCTCGGCGCGCTGGTCGCCTTTTACGAGCATCGCACCTTCGCCAATGCGACGCTTCTGGGCATCAACCCGTTCGATCAGTTCGGGGTCGAGCTGGGCAAGGAAATGGCCAAAAAGCTCGACGATCCCGAAGGCCGGGCGGCGCTCGACCCCTCGACCCGCGACCTCATCGCGCGAGCTGGGCTTTGA
- a CDS encoding retropepsin-like aspartic protease: MRAIALLASIAATPAAAVPFDLTNDRMYIPVEVNGHATTALLDSGAEATILDPATSKAAGLGEGEAVELKGSGGTQVAHFLSGVTVSALGVELKDREMVVSDLGDVSKRLAGRPIPMILGREMFDAARIRIDYAGRDVTALPADAVPEGNRFALTTAHGIEAFPLTLQGRTVMVEVDTGNGSGPMISRTLADALKLKPIGKKSGGGLGGQIERQLVELPPFTLAGREYRNLVAAVDELPNAAELNFGTSILKDFIVTADFAGHALYLAPAPHRNHDHK; the protein is encoded by the coding sequence TTGAGGGCCATCGCGCTCCTGGCCTCCATCGCGGCCACGCCTGCCGCGGCGGTGCCGTTCGACCTGACCAACGACCGAATGTACATCCCGGTCGAGGTCAATGGTCATGCCACCACCGCGCTGCTCGACAGCGGGGCCGAAGCGACCATCCTCGACCCGGCGACGTCGAAGGCGGCGGGACTGGGTGAGGGCGAAGCGGTCGAGCTCAAAGGATCGGGCGGAACGCAGGTTGCGCATTTCCTGAGCGGCGTCACCGTCAGCGCTCTAGGGGTGGAGCTCAAGGATCGCGAGATGGTCGTGTCTGACCTTGGAGATGTGTCGAAGCGTCTCGCTGGCCGCCCCATCCCGATGATATTGGGACGCGAGATGTTCGACGCTGCGCGCATCCGGATCGACTATGCGGGCCGCGACGTGACCGCTCTTCCCGCCGATGCCGTGCCTGAGGGCAACCGCTTCGCATTGACCACCGCCCATGGGATCGAAGCCTTTCCGCTGACGCTGCAGGGCCGCACCGTGATGGTCGAGGTCGATACCGGCAACGGCAGCGGACCCATGATCTCGCGCACGCTCGCGGATGCGCTGAAGCTAAAACCGATTGGAAAGAAATCGGGCGGCGGGCTCGGTGGCCAGATTGAACGGCAGTTGGTCGAGTTGCCGCCCTTTACATTGGCCGGGCGCGAATATCGTAACCTGGTCGCGGCGGTCGACGAACTGCCCAACGCCGCCGAGCTCAATTTCGGTACCTCGATCCTCAAGGATTTCATCGTCACGGCCGATTTTGCGGGCCATGCGCTCTATCTCGCGCCCGCGCCGCATCGGAACCATGACCATAAGTGA
- the gor gene encoding glutathione-disulfide reductase, whose protein sequence is MMDYDLFVIGAGSGGVRASRIAASHGAKVAVAEEYRVGGTCVIRGCVPKKLLIYGAHFAEDLDDAAMFGWDVPEKRFDWAVLRDNVAAEVNRLEGLYGQTLGNHKVEIFHERATLVGPNEVKLASGKTVTADKILIATGARPFLPDLPGIEHAITSNEVFLLEELPKRVVIAGAGYIANEFAGIFNEFGSQVTVVNRSETILRGYDEQMRDRLLQISMAKGIQYRFNSTFERIEKQDDGSLKLVMKGCDDIIADAVMFATGRVPNVEGLGLEHAGVELGDKGQIKVDENSRTNVPNIFAVGDVTDRVQLTPVAIREGHAFADSQFGGNPWTVEYDAIPNAVFSHPPIAGVGLTEAQARNKLGSVKTFTSDFRAMKNVLAGRNERSLYKLVVDSSTDEVVGIHMIGPDAPEILQAAAIAVKARLKKADFDRTMALHPTMSEELVLMR, encoded by the coding sequence ATGATGGACTATGACCTGTTCGTGATCGGCGCCGGTTCGGGCGGGGTGCGCGCGTCGCGCATCGCGGCCAGCCATGGCGCCAAGGTGGCGGTGGCCGAGGAATATCGCGTCGGCGGCACCTGCGTCATCCGCGGCTGCGTGCCCAAGAAGCTGCTGATCTACGGCGCGCATTTCGCCGAGGACCTCGACGATGCCGCCATGTTCGGATGGGACGTGCCCGAAAAGCGATTCGACTGGGCGGTGCTGCGCGACAATGTCGCGGCCGAGGTCAATCGGCTGGAAGGCCTCTACGGACAGACGCTTGGCAACCACAAGGTCGAGATTTTCCACGAGCGCGCGACGCTGGTCGGCCCCAATGAGGTGAAGTTGGCGAGCGGCAAGACCGTCACCGCGGACAAGATCCTGATCGCGACCGGCGCCCGGCCGTTCCTCCCCGACCTCCCGGGCATCGAACATGCCATCACGTCGAACGAGGTCTTCCTGCTGGAGGAATTGCCCAAGCGGGTCGTGATCGCGGGCGCGGGCTATATCGCCAACGAGTTCGCCGGCATCTTCAACGAATTCGGCAGTCAGGTGACGGTGGTCAACCGCAGCGAAACGATCCTGCGCGGCTATGACGAGCAGATGCGCGATCGCCTGCTGCAGATTTCGATGGCCAAGGGTATCCAGTACCGCTTCAATTCGACGTTCGAGCGGATCGAAAAGCAGGACGACGGATCGCTGAAGCTGGTGATGAAGGGCTGCGACGACATCATCGCCGACGCGGTGATGTTCGCCACCGGCCGCGTACCCAACGTCGAAGGGCTGGGCCTCGAGCATGCCGGGGTCGAACTCGGCGACAAGGGCCAGATCAAGGTCGACGAAAACAGCCGCACCAATGTCCCCAATATCTTTGCCGTGGGCGACGTCACCGACCGGGTCCAGCTGACCCCGGTCGCGATCCGCGAGGGCCATGCCTTTGCCGACAGCCAGTTCGGCGGCAATCCCTGGACGGTCGAATATGACGCCATCCCCAACGCCGTCTTCTCGCACCCGCCGATCGCGGGCGTCGGCCTCACCGAAGCGCAGGCCAGGAACAAGCTGGGGTCGGTCAAGACCTTCACCAGCGATTTCCGCGCCATGAAGAATGTCCTTGCCGGCCGCAACGAGCGCTCGCTCTACAAGCTGGTGGTGGACAGCAGCACCGACGAGGTGGTCGGCATCCACATGATCGGGCCCGACGCACCCGAAATCCTGCAGGCGGCAGCGATCGCGGTGAAGGCGCGGCTGAAGAAGGCCGATTTCGACCGCACCATGGCGCTTCACCCGACCATGTCGGAAGAGTTGGTGCTGATGCGCTGA